The Plutella xylostella chromosome 21, ilPluXylo3.1, whole genome shotgun sequence DNA window aagtaataatttaaggtttacacaaattatatgtgacagtacaaatatacctaagcaggaactgttcttttttgaagttggtgccatatttcttcagattactttgtcactgcaccaacatcaaaaaagaacagttcctgcttaggtatatttgtactgtcacatataatttgtgtaaaccttaaattattacttacattttagtggttttttgaagtcggttttttaatggACGCAATTAAACCAAGATAAAtccaaataacatttttatgtaaaagGAACTACCTAAGTACTCCTGTAAAGTGAGTAAGAATGTAGATTTAATAGTGGTGAGTGACagttgtgaataaaataaagtaacgtCCATACATCctctcatttatattttttagaaaAATAGTAAGATTGGATCAAATACGGGTATTAAACTtagatatcaattaaaatatgtgcATGGCAAAATATGACAGTCGGGTTGTACACTtacacttacccgacaacttaagtgcattgtactcaataaaaaacggcgatacaaatttacagcgaaaagcgggtgactacagtcgtgagcataattatgtatgtattaaaaggTTGACGATTTCTGTTTTGAGGCATTGCGTTGCAACAATCGCAAAAGCCCCATTACGCCTAACGCATTTACCCCAAGACTTttatcaaacataaaaaaattacatcattaattcatcaaataaagctatttcattaaaaatttGTGTCTATATAAGTAGCCCAATGACTATTGTTTAGAATACCTACTGAATAAAATCAATTGATAAAGAAAACTTTAGATTCACATTTTCAATCACAGTAACAGTACCAAACTTTCAAAAAAATGTGCAAATCACAAAATGACTGAATACttggataatattatgttgactACAACACCACCTGTCTGCAGTTCAtgtaaagtatttagtttaagcCACCGTAACTAGATGGCATTTTTCAATATTGATAAAGCCGTTTTCAAATAGGATCGAAAAGATTAATTTGGCCCGTAGACGCAATTGGCCTAGTTGACCttaataaaagacaattttcatgatttttgtttcaatatacccgaccgaccatcatctcaagagctgcccccccctagctgaaatcctgggtacgcccttgatAATTTAGGTCTTTCAAATCCAAATGAcctagtaagtatttttttaccgGCAAAATaatctataagtacctagttccTACATCTTCATACATAGCTCCTTACGTAATTTAGTTTATCAGCAGCACCCATGCCCATGTCTATCGAGTTCTAGCGACCACTAGGCATGCAGTCTGGGTGTCAGATCAATGGTGGTGTAAGTATACCATAGTATACGGACTATGCTATTTAATTAATCTAACTCTCCTAACCACAATGTTACCAATAGCAGATCGTACAGAAATGtctaggtatacttactagcAATTCATAGAGTaggtagtaaataaatatcaactaGTCAAGACAGttaacataagtacatttaactaTCACAGCCATAGCACAATGCTTAATGATAGCAAAACCAAAAGTGTTAAGTACtcagtaaacaaaaacaaatgttaTGCCACTAAGATAGAGCCCGGTATTACATAACCTGCGTCAGCAACTTGAGGTCATAGCGAGATAAGTCTTGATTAGCTTACTCCATACAGTTGGGTGTGATCGTAGTCAGAATTTGTCGTGTTGTGTTGTTGACTGTTGTGATGTTTTAAAGAACAAATAGTTTTAGTGCAATGTCGTAAGTACTCTGTCATACAATATTTGTTTTCTCAATATATGTTTATCAAAACATGCATAGCGAAAACAATGATTAGGTAGAACGATtgaacataggtacttacttatattagtTATTATGTTATTGGCTATTGGATTGGATCTATAGGTTATTCCTATTCGGTTTTATCGAATCTAATCGTGATGAAATCAAGAAGCatttaaagatttttcttttttaagaGACAATAATCTTATGCGTTAagtattcatcatcatcgtccTCAGCCCAAAATGGTGACCTGGACGCTGACATAATGTTTTTCTCATCCGGTCACTAGAAGAAAATCATCAGTAACTACAACGGCTGGAGGGCATTTTACGCTTGCTTGTTCGCTTGGTCTCTACTAGAAGTTGTCCACCAATTAAGTTTGCACATTTTAAAGAACTTTGTCGGTTACTGCATTATCCCTTTACAGGGAAAGGTGCATCACTGTATCAAATGTTGTTGGTACCATCATTAATTGATCATGTCATGCAACTTACCACTAAATAACTAAGTTAACCACACCCGCACTCTAtagatacttatacttacaacATGATTTCTTCAAACACAACCGCCacatctcttccaggcaactaATGGACGTGATAGTGGTCGGTTGCGGCGCGTCGGGCGTGGCGGCGCTGCGGCGGCTCCACGACGCCGGGCTCAAGGTGCTCGGTCTGGAGGCGGCTGAGCGGGTCGGAGGCAGGATCTGTACCGTGGAGTATGGGGAGCGACGGCTGGATATTGGCGCTGCTTGGTAAGTTACCATGTACGAAACTCTACGTGTTGTTTTAAATTACTATGTACGAAGCCCTAGTTAGTTAGGTACGTCTTGCTTGGGAAATAAGTGTTTGTTTCGTTTGTATCTAGATACCCAGGTAGGTACTGTCAGTTCGTTCTTGTTCTGTTCGTGCTCGTTGATTGTAGCCTCGAATCTCTCTCGATGGACTGATTCGATTCAAATGTGAGATGACTTATCAGCGTTGCTAGAAAACATTTACTTATACAGCTACCGAGCTAGCTTAACTAAAATTATGAGCTCACACTAAAGTGTCCtgacttttattttctaaacctctctatcatcatcatcacaacccatttCGTCCCCACTGCTGCGGGCTCGGGTCTCCTTCCGATAAGGAAGTCTAGCCTAAGCCTAGATAGTCCACCatgctggcctagtgcgggttggtggacctaCTAATCCTATATACAAGGAGTAccactaagtacctatacctacttctTAAATCAGCTAACCCTCGTATCAGGTGTCACGGCGAAAAAGACAACATAGTTTTCGAGCTTGCCAACCCTCTTGACCTACTCGGGCGTCCCAATCCAGACCACCAGTGGTTTGTGCGGTCCAACGGAGACTTGGTCCCTGAAGACCAGGGTAAGGCCATACAAGACGCGTTGAGCCAAGCGGTTGAAGCGGCTGAGAAAAATAACGCGAAGTCTATTTCGGAGTGCGTGCGGGATGCGTgagtacttattttaaattgtatttaacaAACGAACCTAAACTTGTGTGCAGGGGTTTCAGTTTTTGTAGATGGTACTGGCAGCGGACGTTTGAGCCAAAACCGTATTCTCGGAGATGACTTGATAGAGTTATTCTTGATTTCAAAAATCGATTCAGCCCATTTTCAGTTACTTACCTTTTTATTGATTAAGCACTGTAagttatatgtataatgtaggtaggtttaCCAAAAACCAAGTGCCACACCTAATCTACCCTTACCAATCCTCAGAACAAGGACAACCCCGTCGCTGCAACAAGACCCGCATCTCTCAACCTCCTTCGCCGAGTGGTTCGAGCGGTGCAACCACGCCGGCGGCGAGCGCGGGAAGTCTCTGCGGGGGCTGCACGAGAGTTGGGGCTGTGAGGGAGAGTTCATGCTGAACTGGAAGGGGAGAGGGTATGCCACTGTGTTGGATGTTTTGTTGGTGAGTGGGACATCTTTGTACGCCTTTCCCGTAACTCGAAGAGTCTGGGGTAGATACTAGCTAGTCGCTGGAAGCTACTTCTTTGCCTGAAGTACCTAACTAGTCAttgaccaaaaaaaataggtagttTGATAGAATTCCATATTCGGCCTAAAGGTACTTAGATTTAGTGAATGCTATGTGACTTAGCataagtttttcatttattaagGAAACCTTttatctcatcatcatcagtagtcCGTAATCGTCCACCTCTTGAACGATTTGTTGATTCAGGCCTCTCCCAAGATGCGCCACTACACTCTTTGGCATTTCATCAACCAGCAAACATCTAGCTATTTAATTACCGCTTATTTCTCCTTTCAGAACAAACACCCCGACCCCACGCAACAACTGCCTATCCAGATCCTACTGAACAAGGAGGTGACCAGCATCAAGTGGGCCAgccaggcggcggcggcgccactGGTCCACGTCCAGTGCAGGGACGGCAGTCTGTACGCCGCTAAGAGTCTGCTGGTCACTGTGTCGGTCGGGGTTTTGAAGGAGAGGTGCGTTGACTTTTATTAAATAGCCTCTAGTGGTCCCACTAAAGCTGGAAATGAGTATTATAGATGGCGGACCGGTCTCCAGCTGTCTAGCTCTATTCGGTTTACGAATACTCATTCCCAATTATGTAAATAGGTAACGTCAGTAATtttcatattaattatttacctgCGCGCgttatacctatacattaCAAATGAGCTTCATAGGTCTTGTGGCAGATATattgggcagctgcccgccaggccacaccacacggtcggaggatcctccatTTGCCATGGAGATGCGCCAACACATCCAACATCTCCATCTCATAACATTTTAaagtataaaacataaattatctTTCCAGACACGCTAAGTTATTCAACCCGCCACTACCGGCCGAGAAAGTCAACACCATAAACAATCTTCAGATGTGCGTTTTGGACAAAATCTACATCGAATTCACCAAACCCTGGTGGCCAAAATTCCCTTCAAGCTTCGCCGTTTTATGGCGACCGGAAGACAAAGACAAATTCTCTAAAGAAGAGAGATGGATAACAGAAATCTATGGTTTTAACACTGTTGAATACCAGCCGAATCTGCTGTTAGCTTGGATTTATGGAGAGGGGGCTGTAGAAATGGAGAAAGTTAGCGAAGAGAAGGTCAAAGCGGGAGTCATTAAGTTGCTAAAGGTTTTGTTTAGCAAGGAGTTTGAGGTCACACCAGTCAAGTCCATTTTAAGGTGAGAGCAGCGATCTTTTTGAACATCTATACGTATGTGGCCTAGCTGCCAGTATTATATCACCTGCTTTACGGACTGCCATTGGGGAATCCGCCGCCCTTAAAGTTTAGAATCGCGTGAAACCTATTCACTAAAATTACTAATTTTGCCTGAACCTGCTGTATGTTGTGGTTTGTGGTAGAAACTGCTTTTATCAttaattctatttttttaaaataaataataataactcatTTCCAGATCAAAATGGGCGTCCAATCCCTTCGCACGAGGCGCATACGCCTACCGAAGCGTGGCCAACGAACAACATGGTGGCAACGCCATCACATTGAGCGAACCTCTTTACTATAATGACCAATTCCCCATACTCTGCTTCGGAGGCGAAGCGACGTCCCATCACAGGCACGGGGCGGTCCATGGAGCTATTGAAGCGGGTTTTAGAGAGGCTGATAGACTTATTGAGGCGTTTAAAAAAGgaatttattaaaaagtaaGATAGTTACTGGCAGTAAAAAAGTTGACGGACTTATTGAGGCTTTCAAAAAAGGAATacgtatataaaaaaataagatgaTGTTACTGGCAGTTACAGGGTTAAGTACGTAATATTATGCCTACTCTACTATCGAATAGGTTGAATCCTCTAGCTCTAGATGTTGTATGGATAgttattatgttaattatgtttaaaagaatCCTAACTATCCAACTTTACAGGGAAATCCAAGCACATAACAAATTTTAAAGCATTGTTAATCTTCGTGTGCTATTGTTGTTCTTGTATTTAGGTTAtgtgattaaattataataagatgtttttaaaaataaatatatttcataaaacacgactaatgtttttgtttatcaTTAGTGCACCAAAAATATACAGATCAATGCCTATTTAAACTtacattataatgattatttcTTCCTGGTGATGtacttcattaaaattattccaGAACGGCtcttaaaagtaaaaatacgcGTGAATACGTATATATACGTTTGCACCACTGACAAAAATATCCTTATCTTTTAAAAGATTCTAACAAATAAGATGCTTATGAATgcataaaatgtatgttaaaaaatgaAGATCAGAAAACCCATAGGTATCGCCAAATTATATCGCTATCCAAAGCCTAAGCTAAGCTCTTCAAtaccaaataaaaacatttaaaaaatacataaaaagtatGCCTGGATAATGATCTACAGACTAAAGGTGGCGATAGACATTAAACTTTCCCTCTATGTGAGCACGTTACAAGTCAAATATCATATTCAGTAATTAGGCTTGTAAGTACTCTCGGCTCACTGTAATGACAAGCGAAAATTCTGTCTGGTCGCCatataaaaacacaaaaatatataaatagatTCTCTAAGATGTAACTGtatgtacagtaaggggcagataaacctgacccccctcagaagcattgttactatgagaggggggtcaggtttttctgcacTTGACcgcactaaaatgtaagtacttatcatAACGACTGACGACACATAACAACGATTATAATCTAATTCTTACAAAGAGTCAgtcgtaattttttatatcacTAGAATTATgcaagtatttaaaataaaactaggtATTTCCCACAACAATTCTCAGCATAGCCCACTAACTATACAAAACATCCTGAATAACCTCCGAACTAATAATATTACCATGCTCATCTACATCACACATCGTAATTTCTACCCCTTGGCCTTCGCTCTTAATGCTATCGTCACTGGGTTCATTCTCGCCCTTTACTCCTATGACAATTTGGTTCGGTGTGTTTTCCGTAGCGTCGTTTTTCTTGACAATCTCGAATTCATACGAGGTTATGATTGGTCCAGACACGGCAGAGCCATCTACAATCTTTTTGGAAACTTCTAGACTCTCGTACCTGGTTGTGGTGAGCCGGTACATCCCATCTTCGCTTATTTGGTACCTGTAATGATAGCAATAAGAACGTTATTCTATTTATTCGAAGCGGAAAATGTGACAAATATTGGGTATGGAGGGCCTGCTTCTCCTAGAATGTACCAAAGAGCCGTTTTTCTCTCGAATGGGTAGTAGTTTTAAGTTGACTTTCGTTAAGAATGTCATTTAACTACTAAGTTATAGGGGGcattttattatctttattttttctgtcaaacatttaagtacttaataaatatcaaaatcgaGACTTTCCACCGTCATTCATCATCGTCGTCATTGTCGTCGGTATCCAGCGTATTTTAGCAGAATGTTGTTAGCCCTATGTTCAGTATATAATACACCCATCACGGTTAAAGGAGATAAGTGAATTTCTTACCGAAACCGGCTATGTCCGAACGGCCACTGAACCCCGTGCACCTTGACCAGATGCGACGTGAGTTTCGTCCCGATcgtgaatattttattcttcttCTCCGGACACATGTGACAGATGTACTTCTTCTTCTCCTTCTTCTTTACTTCTGGATATTCCTCTTCATCTGATTGTTCCGGTTCGCTGGCGCTGTCgccattttctttctttttcacTTTCTTCTGGTGCTTTCGTTTCACGTGCTTGTTTAGGTCCCATTTTGTTATTGCCCTGGAATGAAATTATAGAAGTGTTTAGATACAGTGGCTATAGGGATTAGTGATGTATCTTTGATTTTCCCTCTAACTCTATAGGTAAAACACACGGATGTTTATTATACTAGATTCTCCAAGTGTACGTACTGCGCGTGTCAAAAACTACTCAAAAGGTCAACCTTTTGACTAGTTTTTGAGGATTTCTCAACTTTTGTTCATACATATTCCGTCCAGCTGTCATtatcagtaaaaaaaatcGGCACGCGTGGTTTTCATAGAAATGTGTCCATTTATGGTGTCTAGTCTATAATAGACGTCTGTGCTAAAACACTAAATACTAACCTATAATCGCAATGCTTGCACGCATGCACCCTAACCTCGGGCCTTGACCCGAGATGCCTATACCGCACATGGTTCGCTAGTGAACTCAACGTCGGCGCGGTCATGTCACACAGAGTACACGCGTAGACTGAGACGTGGGAGCGAGTGTGTTGCCGCAGTAAGTAGGCGGAGGCGCAGGGCTGGCCGCACATGCCGCAGATGTGGCCGGCGGAGGCTGAGGCGTTCTGCGGGTGGGGTAGGTGGGTTATTGGtaatgtttttagttttatatataaCAGCACTATCTAGCTACAAATTAGGCGGGCAATACATGTAGGagagctatagatcgcatccagtggccaatgaacggctagcaatTAATGAGTGCTCGGCTGAGGACACTGGTTCGgacactctactcggtaggtgtaatcagggtattAGGGAGAGGCCTACTATAGGCTATGGATGTCCACAATATATTTTAGATAGGGAGTAAAACTTGTCCAGCTGCACAGCTTCGCTATTGACGTAGATAAATATCACATTCGTGCTAAAAACGGCGATGTGATTGATAGAACATGCATTCATCTAGTTTATCTATGCCAGTATAAAGGCGTGcacacaataaaacaaaacctcACCTGTCTCCTCAAATGATCGCAAAGCTTCCTATTGCACCCAAACCGCTGCCCGCAGTGGTAGCACGCTATCAGCTTCTCCCCTGTGTGTGTGCGCGCGTGGGTCGCCAGTATCGTGCGTCGGGTGAAGGTGGCGCCACAACCGGCCCACGAGCAGACCAGGGGTTCAGCGTAGTTGATGTGGAGGGTCACGTGGTCGAAGAATGCCTGAAGGGTTAATAAAGTTGACTGTGTATTGAAGAAGAATGTCTGAAGGGTTAAGTTGATTGTGTTTTAAAAGAGAGTTTACACAAAGAGTGTGCCAAACTACACGGTTCTAGCATGCTTGTAGGAAAATATAGAATGATAATTATGGTTGGCTGTTGTTGTCTAAAAATGCTTagatcataattatgtttacacTTTGCTAGTAGCATTCCAAGTGTACATGTGCTGATTTTGCATAATCTATGCTTGCAAACATTAAAAATTATCTTGGACCGTGGCCACTACATACCTATGAAAGGCTACTGATAAATATGTTGAATTGATTACTGAAACTTACCTGTATAGAGTCAAACTTCTCTGAACAGCCCACCCACATGCAATAATGGTCACTCGGAAGTGGTGGCAAAACATTCCTTTTGTTTGAGTCTTTCTTACAGCAAACAAGCTTCAATGTGGCCCGGCCGTTGAACCCAATGGCCAGGAGTCTCGCGTGGTAGGCATGGTAATTGATGTGACGGACTATCTCACTGGGATCCTTACTTTTGTGCCCGCAAACATCCCATAGACACACATATTCAACTGAAAAGTGAAAGTTTATAAGTACAGACAGTTCCTACACTGCCTGGCAGATAAGTGAATTAATCCTGAGTGGATGATACAATCCTGTGGTATATAAAAATTGTGATTCATATAAGTATCAAAGACTATGAGAAATTGCATCCATCTAGAAGGGAGCTCATACAGCAGTTAAGAGGGCCAAGTATATGAGCcatttttctttcaaaatggGAGTAGACTTTcattaagaaaaatattattgcatCAAACACACTGACCTAATTTTAATTCagtatttcatttaaataactgcacataaataataagtagttaACAGTCTTTCTCCTGCCCAATTCCACGGTGGTGACGTTTTGTCATTGTGCTAACAAATTATATtcaaataatacttactttttgTACTATCTTCAAGTACATGAAGATCAGTGACATGGCCACGGACATGCTTCTGAAACTCATCATAGTTATCCGTGGACCAGTTGCAGGCTTGCCACTGACACTCAATGTTTAATTGTTCCTTTCGTAATTTGCGTAGAGGCTGCAACAAATTGATTAGATGCCAATTATTGTAACTATTACAAAGCTAAGAACTCTCATAACAGATAGattaattgaatttaaaaaaaaaatagatttggCATGATTTGGCCCACCTTTAGTACATTTATATCCTATATTAGTAAAataaagatagatagattacTCTTTAtacaccaagaaataattaacaattttacataaacaTTAGCCTAGGAtaaggcggtcttattgcttatagcgatctcttccagacaacctttggatggatggacaAAAACAGACATAAATAGGGTACAGTGTAGTGTACTTAATAAAAGGAATATAGTTTAAGAGTTAAATAGAGGAAAATTACATACCACTCTCTTAGGTGTTACTTGAGGCTCGTCAATACCATCAGGTACAGACGCGTCGTCCTCGGCAGCGGCTAGAAGGAACTTCTTCCTAACCGCATTCGTTTCTATTATGAACTGGATGTCATTCACGTTCTTATTCTGAAGTGATAGCTTTTTAGGCTCCTGGTCGTTCTGCTTTTCTAGCCAGTCTGCGCATCTTAACAGTTTCTGCTTATCCATGCCTTGCATGGTTGAAAtcgtgtttttatttatttgaaaggcaaatattatttttcacaaaaataccaTGTCAATACCAAAACACCACAACTAATCTTTGTTTTCTATCCTCACGTGACTGTCTTTTATGATATTACCAGTTTTTCCAGTAGAAACGATCACAGGGGACATCACAAAGAGTAAAAGACTTGTATTCAGATTCAATAGACGGCTTTAAACTgggaaataaaacaagaaatagaaataaataagggTCAGTCGCCAAGCCCGCCATAACAAACACACAAAATTCACAGACAacgatatttataaaaactgacactgacagatATCACAGATCAAAACTTGCAAATATGATAGTACCAGACTGAGACGAATTTAAGAAACTGGGATAGTAATCACATGACTTTTATGCAGATTTTTGTGTGTTTACGTTCTATGTCTactaaaaatctttaaatctgGAGCATGGCAACACTATTTTTTGCTGTCAAAAAGCGACGAAGAAACGtgtttgttgaaaatttgtGCGGCGTATTTACGGCGCTGTTATTTATTCCCACGTTGTTGTTGATAGGCAAATTGATATCGCTACTAGAAGTTCATAAATAGCTGATCTCTTTGTTATCAGCTGACATTCCGCAGGCGACTGCTAAGCAAAGTGTTTGTCGTGTGCTGATGCCATCTACTGCATCGGCTAAAGAAACTGTAGTGAACCTCCCCGAGCGCTCCATACTCCCTCTCACGACCAGGATGCCGAACATCAAGGTGTTCAGCGGGAGCTCCCACCCCGACCTCGCCCAGAAGATCGTGGACCGTCTTGGTATCGATTTAGGCAAAGTGGTAACCAAAAAGTTCAGCAACATGGAAACGTGCGTCGAGATCGGGGAGTCGGTGCGCGGCGAAGACGTGTACATCGTGCAGAGCGGCAGCGGCGAGATCAACGACAACCTGATGGAGCTGTTCATCATGATCAACGCGTGCAAGATCGCGTCGGCCTCGCGCGTCACCGCCGTCATCCCATGCTTCCCCTACGCGCGCCAGGACAAGAAGGACAAGAGCCGCGCGCCCATTACGGCCAAGCTCGTCGCCAACATCCTATCCGTGTCCGGCGCCGACCACATCATCACTATGGATCTGCACGCCTCACAGATACAGGGATTCTTCGACATCCCCGTCGATAACCTGTTTGCTGAGCCCGCAGTGCTCAAATGGATCAAGGAGAACATCCCTGACTGGAAGACCAGTATTGTGGTCTCCCCTGACGCAGGTGGTGCTAAGAGAGTCACCTCCATCGCTGATCGATTGAATGTCGAGTTTGCTCTCATCCACAAAGAGAGGAAAAAGGCAAATGAAGTTGCTTCTATGGTGCTAGTAGGAGATGTGAAGGACCGCACTGCCATTCTCGTTGATGACATGGCTGACACCTGTGGCACTATCTGCCATGCAGCTGAAAAGCTGATAGAAGCTGGGGCTATAAAAGTTTATGCTATACTAACACATGGTATTTTCTCGGGTCCAGCCATTTCGCGCATCAACAATGCGTGCCTGGAGGCTGTAGTTGTAACAAACACTATTCCACAGGAAAGGCACATGAAGGAATGTCCCAAAATCCAGTGTATTGATGTATCCATGATGCTGGCAGAGGCTGTGAGACGCACCCATAACGGTGAATCAGTATCATATCTATTCTCTAATGTTCCATACTAGTTTAGCTTTCACTTTCAGTACATTTTAAGTTTGGGTCTTTATAATCTTCTTGTTAGCTTctacaagaaaatatttagtatCATCTGTATGTGTTACACCGTTGCTGATagtgatacatatttttaattcattgcCAGTGAAAACAATTGTAATGGAGCAATGTGGAAGTCATAGATTGAGATGACATAACATGCCTAGCAATTTAGTTGTAGATTACAATCTCATAGTGAATTAAGGACTGTGTATTAGCCTTATGAACAGTAGCTATCAATATGTctcaaatataattttactggATACAGTAATAATTCTTTTATGGAATTGTTTATGTAAAAACAATAAGTGGACAAAAACTTAGATTTTCTGCAATATGTAACTGCCTCAATATTCACTCATTCCACATTTTGCCATCTCATTTATTACCTGCATTTACAAACATTAGTGTGTACGCTGATTATATCTGAAAGTATTCTTTACACAGTTAATAACCTATGTATGTAGTTGCTAAAAATTAAGTTTGGGATATTTTAACTTTAGTTATCATGccatataattaagtaaaagaCAATGTTGGTGTTATCAAAACTAAATATCAGATGCCATTTTAGCTTTATGCATAATTTTGTTACAATGAAATCTTTCAATACCTATAGCAGGTATATTGTGTAGATTTTTGTTTCAGATTTTAAACAATAGAAATATTGTAAGTGTCttataacttttatatcaGTATGTAAAGCATGATCGTAATATTAATTGTTAAGTATAAAGGATCATTTTTGAAactacttttatt harbors:
- the LOC105393917 gene encoding lysine-specific histone demethylase 1A-like is translated as MDSNRQLMDVIVVGCGASGVAALRRLHDAGLKVLGLEAAERVGGRICTVEYGERRLDIGAAWCHGEKDNIVFELANPLDLLGRPNPDHQWFVRSNGDLVPEDQGKAIQDALSQAVEAAEKNNAKSISECVRDATRTTPSLQQDPHLSTSFAEWFERCNHAGGERGKSLRGLHESWGCEGEFMLNWKGRGYATVLDVLLNKHPDPTQQLPIQILLNKEVTSIKWASQAAAAPLVHVQCRDGSLYAAKSLLVTVSVGVLKERHAKLFNPPLPAEKVNTINNLQMCVLDKIYIEFTKPWWPKFPSSFAVLWRPEDKDKFSKEERWITEIYGFNTVEYQPNLLLAWIYGEGAVEMEKVSEEKVKAGVIKLLKVLFSKEFEVTPVKSILRSKWASNPFARGAYAYRSVANEQHGGNAITLSEPLYYNDQFPILCFGGEATSHHRHGAVHGAIEAGFREADRLIEAFKKGIY
- the LOC105393910 gene encoding histone H4 transcription factor, with protein sequence MQGMDKQKLLRCADWLEKQNDQEPKKLSLQNKNVNDIQFIIETNAVRKKFLLAAAEDDASVPDGIDEPQVTPKRVPLRKLRKEQLNIECQWQACNWSTDNYDEFQKHVRGHVTDLHVLEDSTKIEYVCLWDVCGHKSKDPSEIVRHINYHAYHARLLAIGFNGRATLKLVCCKKDSNKRNVLPPLPSDHYCMWVGCSEKFDSIQAFFDHVTLHINYAEPLVCSWAGCGATFTRRTILATHARTHTGEKLIACYHCGQRFGCNRKLCDHLRRQNASASAGHICGMCGQPCASAYLLRQHTRSHVSVYACTLCDMTAPTLSSLANHVRYRHLGSRPEVRVHACKHCDYRAITKWDLNKHVKRKHQKKVKKKENGDSASEPEQSDEEEYPEVKKKEKKKYICHMCPEKKNKIFTIGTKLTSHLVKVHGVQWPFGHSRFRYQISEDGMYRLTTTRYESLEVSKKIVDGSAVSGPIITSYEFEIVKKNDATENTPNQIVIGVKGENEPSDDSIKSEGQGVEITMCDVDEHGNIISSEVIQDVLYS
- the LOC105393909 gene encoding ribose-phosphate pyrophosphokinase 2, whose translation is MPSTASAKETVVNLPERSILPLTTRMPNIKVFSGSSHPDLAQKIVDRLGIDLGKVVTKKFSNMETCVEIGESVRGEDVYIVQSGSGEINDNLMELFIMINACKIASASRVTAVIPCFPYARQDKKDKSRAPITAKLVANILSVSGADHIITMDLHASQIQGFFDIPVDNLFAEPAVLKWIKENIPDWKTSIVVSPDAGGAKRVTSIADRLNVEFALIHKERKKANEVASMVLVGDVKDRTAILVDDMADTCGTICHAAEKLIEAGAIKVYAILTHGIFSGPAISRINNACLEAVVVTNTIPQERHMKECPKIQCIDVSMMLAEAVRRTHNGESVSYLFSNVPY